In a genomic window of Muntiacus reevesi chromosome 1, mMunRee1.1, whole genome shotgun sequence:
- the LOC136158461 gene encoding hepatitis A virus cellular receptor 1-like, whose amino-acid sequence MTTTVPVTTKAPTSALPMATPTEDFQPVPSLSSPTQAAETKPTTSYETNKTCSPSYSFSTDGNDTVTESPDPLWRCYQVGLVQGPWMSTNQGVSIGISVALFIVVLMFVVFWIKKKYLCLGNKVELLRVIPLKESHVGALKHAALKPIQAEDNAYIIDDSHYVVGPDSKALCRRQCPDITMSESLK is encoded by the exons ATGACGACCACTGTTCCAGTGACAACGAAGGCTCCTACCTCTGCTCTTCCAATGGCAACACCCACAGAGGACTTCCAGCCAG TACCTTCTTTATCTTCCCCAACGCAGGCTGCAGAAACCAAGCCTACCACCTCAtatgaaacaaataaaacttgCTCACCATCATACTCTTTCTCAACAG ATGGGAATGACACTGTGACAGAGTCTCCAGATCCCCTTTGGCGTTGCTATCAAGTT GGGCTGGTACAAGGTCCTTGGATGAGCACCAACCAGGGAGTCTCCATTGGAATCTCTGTTGCTCTCTTCATAGTAGTGCTCATGTTTGTGGTATTCTGGATTAAAAAAA AATATCTTTGCCTGGGTAACAAGGTGGAGCTACTACG TGTGATTCCCTTGAAGGAGTCTCATGTTGGAGCTTTGAAACATGCAGCTCTGAAGCCTATCCAAGCAGAAGATAATGCCTACATTATTGATGACTCTCACTATGTCGTGGGCCCAGATTCCAAGGCATTATGTAGAAGACAGTGCCCAGATATCACCATGTCAGAATCCCTCAAGTag
- the LOC136168586 gene encoding small ribosomal subunit protein uS8-like has protein sequence MVHMNVLADALKSINNAEKRGKCQVLIRPCSKVIVRFLTVMMKHGYIGEFEIIDDHRAGKIVVNLTGRLNKCGVISPRFDVQLKDLEKWQNNLPPSRQFGFIVLTTSAGIVDHEEAKQKHKGGKILGFFF, from the coding sequence ATGGTGCACATGAATGTCCTGGCCGATGCTCTCAAGAGTATCAACAATGCTGAAAAGAGAGGCAAATGCCAGGTCCTTATTCGGCCGTGCTCCAAGGTCATCGTCAGGTTTCTAACAGTGATGATGAAGCATGGTTACATTGGCGAATTTGAAATCATTGATGATCACAGGGCTGGGAAAATTGTTGTGAACCTCACAGGCAGGCTAAATAAGTGTGGAGTGATCAGTCCCAGATTTGATGTGCAACTcaaagatctagaaaaatggcagaatAACCTGCCCCCATCCCGTCAGTTTGGTTTCATTGTACTGACAACCTCAGCTGGCATTGTGGACCatgaagaagcaaaacaaaaacataaaggaGGGAAAATCCTTGGATTCTTTTTCTAG